A region from the Leopardus geoffroyi isolate Oge1 chromosome E3, O.geoffroyi_Oge1_pat1.0, whole genome shotgun sequence genome encodes:
- the LOC123589209 gene encoding general transcription factor II-I repeat domain-containing protein 2B isoform X4, protein MAQVAVSALPMENEEASESRMVVTFLVSALESMCKELAKSKAEVACIAMYETDVFVVGTEKGRAFVNARTDLQKDFAKYCIAEGVREARSPCAANGMQIDSGETEILRKAVEDYFCFCYGKALGTTAMVPVPYEKILRDPAAVVVEGLPEGVAFQHPENYGLTTLKWILENKAGISFIINRPFLGPANQLGGSLVVTDAKRSVTSPSESCGPISVKTEPMEDSGTALRATAVSVKKESEDPNYYPYNTQDSHHPSGSSDIMDMEVSMEDSTLLVPSEACEDPEAEVKIEGRTTASGITRSAVGVEDLNIVQVTIPDNEKDRLSSIEKIKQLREQVNDLFSRKFGEAIGVDFPVKVPYRKITFNPGCVVIDGMPPGVVFKAPGYLEISSMRRILDAAEFIKFTVIRPLPGLELSNELTCIVARFL, encoded by the exons tGTAAAGAATTGGCCAAGTCCAAGGCAGAAGTGGCCTGCATCGCAATGTATGAGACAGACGTGTTTGTCGTTGGAACCGAGAAAGGACGTGCTTTTGTCAACGCCAGGACGGATTTACAGAAGGATTTTGCAAAATACT GCATTGCCGAAGGGGTGCGTGAGGCCAGATCCCCATGTGCTGCGAACGGGATGCAGATCGATTCAGGAGAAACAGAAATACTCAGAAAAGCAGTTGAGgactatttctgcttttgttacG GCAAAGCCTTGGGGACCACAGCGATGGTGCCTGTTCCGTATGAGAAGATTCTGAGGGACCCAGCGGCCGTGGTTGTGGAGGGGCTTCCAGAAGGAGTGGCCTTTCAGCATCCCGAGAACTATGGTCTCACCACCCTGAAATGGATTTTGGAGAACAAAGCGGGGATTTCATTCATCATAAACAG ACCTTTCCTAGGTCCAGCGAATCAGCTCG GTGGGTCTTTGGTGGTCACGGATGCTAAGAGATCGGTGACGTCACCAAGTGaaag CTGTGGCCCCATCAGTGTGAAAACTGAACCCATGGAAGATTCAG GCACGGCACTGAGAGCGACGGCTGTGTCAGTCAAGAAGGAGTCCGAAGATCCTAATTACTATCCGTATAATACGCAAG ACAGCCATCATCCTTCTGGGAGCAGCGACATAATGGACATGGAAGTATCCATGGAAG attccaCTCTGCTTGTCCCATCAGAAGCGTGTGAGGACCCCGAAGCCGAGGTGAAAATTGAAG GAAGGACAACTGCCTCGGGTATTACACGTTCCGCAGTGGGTGTTGAAGATCTTAACATCGTTCAGGTGACAATTCCAG ataatgAGAAGGACCGATTATCCAGcattgaaaagataaaacaactAAGAGAACAAGTCAATGACCTCTTTAGTCGAAAATTTG GGGAAGCAATTGGGGTAGATTTCCCCGTGAAAGTTCCCTACAGGAAAATCACGTTCAACCCCGGCTGTGTGGTCATCGACGGCATGCCCCCGGGGGTGGTCTTCAAAGCCCCCGGTTACCTGGAAATCAGCTCCATGAGAAGGATCTTGGATGCTGCGGAATTTATCAAATTCACAGTCATCAG aCCGCTTCCGGGCCTCGAGCTTAGCAACG AGCTCACCTGCATCGTGGCcagatttctttaa
- the LOC123589209 gene encoding general transcription factor II-I repeat domain-containing protein 2B isoform X3: protein MYETDVFVVGTEKGRAFVNARTDLQKDFAKYCIAEGVREARSPCAANGMQIDSGETEILRKAVEDYFCFCYGKALGTTAMVPVPYEKILRDPAAVVVEGLPEGVAFQHPENYGLTTLKWILENKAGISFIINRPFLGPANQLGGSLVVTDAKRSVTSPSESCGPISVKTEPMEDSGTALRATAVSVKKESEDPNYYPYNTQDSHHPSGSSDIMDMEVSMEDSTLLVPSEACEDPEAEVKIEGRTTASGITRSAVGVEDLNIVQVTIPDNEKDRLSSIEKIKQLREQVNDLFSRKFGEAIGVDFPVKVPYRKITFNPGCVVIDGMPPGVVFKAPGYLEISSMRRILDAAEFIKFTVIRPLPGLELSNVGKRKIDQEGRVFQEKWERAYFFVEVQNIPTCLICKQSMSVSKEYNLRRHYQTNHSKHYDQYTEKLRDEKLHELKKGLRKYLLGSSEIAGPEQKQVFANASPDENAAAQPVEDVAGKLWEKLREKIKSFVAYSIAIDEITDINNTTQLAIFIRGVDENFDASEELLDTVPMTGTKSGHEMFLRVERSLKKFHIDWSKLVSVASTGTPAMVDVNDGLVTKLKSKVATVCKDSDLKSVCCIIHPESLCAQKLKMDHVMSVVVSSVHWICSRGLNHSEFTTLLYELESQYGSLLYYTEIKWLSRGLVLKRFFESLEEIDHFMSSRGKPLPQLSSQDWIRDLAFLVDMTTHLNTLNMSLQGHSQVVTQMYDLIRAFLAKLCLWETHLARNNLAHFPTLKSVSRNESDGLNYIPKIVELKTEFQKRLSDFKLYESELALFSSPFSVKIESVHEALQMEVIDLQCNTVLKTKYDKVGVPEFCKYLWSTYPKYRVHCAKILSMFGSTYICEQLFSIMKLSKTKYCSQLKGPQWDSVLHIAT from the exons ATGTATGAGACAGACGTGTTTGTCGTTGGAACCGAGAAAGGACGTGCTTTTGTCAACGCCAGGACGGATTTACAGAAGGATTTTGCAAAATACT GCATTGCCGAAGGGGTGCGTGAGGCCAGATCCCCATGTGCTGCGAACGGGATGCAGATCGATTCAGGAGAAACAGAAATACTCAGAAAAGCAGTTGAGgactatttctgcttttgttacG GCAAAGCCTTGGGGACCACAGCGATGGTGCCTGTTCCGTATGAGAAGATTCTGAGGGACCCAGCGGCCGTGGTTGTGGAGGGGCTTCCAGAAGGAGTGGCCTTTCAGCATCCCGAGAACTATGGTCTCACCACCCTGAAATGGATTTTGGAGAACAAAGCGGGGATTTCATTCATCATAAACAG ACCTTTCCTAGGTCCAGCGAATCAGCTCG GTGGGTCTTTGGTGGTCACGGATGCTAAGAGATCGGTGACGTCACCAAGTGaaag CTGTGGCCCCATCAGTGTGAAAACTGAACCCATGGAAGATTCAG GCACGGCACTGAGAGCGACGGCTGTGTCAGTCAAGAAGGAGTCCGAAGATCCTAATTACTATCCGTATAATACGCAAG ACAGCCATCATCCTTCTGGGAGCAGCGACATAATGGACATGGAAGTATCCATGGAAG attccaCTCTGCTTGTCCCATCAGAAGCGTGTGAGGACCCCGAAGCCGAGGTGAAAATTGAAG GAAGGACAACTGCCTCGGGTATTACACGTTCCGCAGTGGGTGTTGAAGATCTTAACATCGTTCAGGTGACAATTCCAG ataatgAGAAGGACCGATTATCCAGcattgaaaagataaaacaactAAGAGAACAAGTCAATGACCTCTTTAGTCGAAAATTTG GGGAAGCAATTGGGGTAGATTTCCCCGTGAAAGTTCCCTACAGGAAAATCACGTTCAACCCCGGCTGTGTGGTCATCGACGGCATGCCCCCGGGGGTGGTCTTCAAAGCCCCCGGTTACCTGGAAATCAGCTCCATGAGAAGGATCTTGGATGCTGCGGAATTTATCAAATTCACAGTCATCAG aCCGCTTCCGGGCCTCGAGCTTAGCAACG tgggaaagagaaagatagaCCAGGAGGGCCGCGTATTTCAAGAAAAGTGGGAGAGAGCATATTTCTTCGTGGAAGTGCAGAACATTCCTACGTGTTTAATATGCAAACAGAGCATGTCGGTGTCCAAAGAATACAACCTCCGACGTCACTATCAGACGAACCACAGTAAGCACTACGACCAGTACACGGAGAAGCTGCGTGATGAGAAGCTCCACGAGCTGAAGAAAGGACTCAGGAAGTACCTCCTGGGGTCCTCAGAAATCGCGGGTCCCGAGCAGAAACAGGTGTTTGCGAACGCGAGTCCCGACGAAAACGCTGCCGCGCAGCCCGTAGAAGACGTGGCTGGGAAATTATGGGAGAAGTTACGTGAAAAAATCAAGTCGTTTGTGGCTTATTCCATTGCAATCGACGAGATCACGGACATAAACAACACCACCCAGCTGGCCATATTCATCCGTGGCGTGGACGAGAATTTCGACGCCTCGGAGGAGCTTTTGGATACGGTGCCCATGACGGGTACAAAATCCGGCCACGAGATGTTTCTGCGGGTCGAGAGAAGTCTTAAGAAGTTTCACATCGACTGGTCAAAACTGGTAAGCGTGGCCTCGACCGGCACCCCCGCGATGGTAGACGTGAATGATGGACTGGTCACAAAACTCAAGTCCAAGGTGGCAACGGTTTGCAAGGACTCGGACCTGAAGTCTGTGTGCTGCATCATCCACCCGGAGTCCCTCTGTGCGCAAAAGCTGAAGATGGACCACGTGATGAGCGTGGTGGTGAGCTCCGTGCACTGGATCTGCTCCCGTGGCCTGAACCACAGCGAGTTCACGACTTTGCTGTATGAACTGGAGAGCCAGTACGGCAGCCTGCTGTATTACACCGAGATCAAGTGGCTCAGCCGCGGGCTGGTGCTCAAGAGGTTCTTCGAGTCGCTAGAGGAAATCGATCACTTCATGTCATCCAGAGGGAAGCCCCTACCTCAGCTGAGCTCTCAGGACTGGATCCGAGACTTGGCCTTCTTGGTCGACATGACAACGCATCTGAACACCCTGAACATGTCCCTGCAAGGGCACTCGCAGGTCGTGACGCAGATGTACGACTTGATCCGGGCGTTCCTCGCCAAACTGTGCCTTTGGGAAACTCACCTGGCGAGGAACAACCTGGCCCACTTCCCCACGCTGAAGTCGGTTTCCAGAAACGAGAGCGACGGCCTGAACTACATTCCCAAGATCGTGGAACTAAAGACTGAATTCCAGAAGAGGTTGTCCGACTTCAAACTCTACGAAAGCGAACTGGCCCTGTTCAGCTCCCCTTTCTCGGTGAAGATCGAGAGCGTGCACGAAGCGCTCCAGATGGAGGTCATCGACCTGCAGTGCAACACGGTGCTCAAGACGAAATACGACAAGGTCGGGGTCCCGGAGTTCTGCAAGTACCTGTGGAGCACCTACCCCAAGTACAGGGTCCACTGCGCCAAGATTCTGTCCATGTTC
- the LOC123589209 gene encoding general transcription factor II-I repeat domain-containing protein 2B isoform X5: MAQVAVSALPMENEEASESRMVVTFLVSALESMCKELAKSKAEVACIAMYETDVFVVGTEKGRAFVNARTDLQKDFAKYCIAEGVREARSPCAANGMQIDSGETEILRKAVEDYFCFCYGKALGTTAMVPVPYEKILRDPAAVVVEGLPEGVAFQHPENYGLTTLKWILENKAGISFIINRPFLGPANQLGGSLVVTDAKRSVTSPSESCGPISVKTEPMEDSGTALRATAVSVKKESEDPNYYPYNTQDSHHPSGSSDIMDMEVSMEDSTLLVPSEACEDPEAEVKIEGRTTASGITRSAVGVEDLNIVQVTIPDNEKDRLSSIEKIKQLREQVNDLFSRKFGEAIGVDFPVKVPYRKITFNPGCVVIDGMPPGVVFKAPGYLEISSMRRILDAAEFIKFTVIRPLPGLELSNVNF, translated from the exons tGTAAAGAATTGGCCAAGTCCAAGGCAGAAGTGGCCTGCATCGCAATGTATGAGACAGACGTGTTTGTCGTTGGAACCGAGAAAGGACGTGCTTTTGTCAACGCCAGGACGGATTTACAGAAGGATTTTGCAAAATACT GCATTGCCGAAGGGGTGCGTGAGGCCAGATCCCCATGTGCTGCGAACGGGATGCAGATCGATTCAGGAGAAACAGAAATACTCAGAAAAGCAGTTGAGgactatttctgcttttgttacG GCAAAGCCTTGGGGACCACAGCGATGGTGCCTGTTCCGTATGAGAAGATTCTGAGGGACCCAGCGGCCGTGGTTGTGGAGGGGCTTCCAGAAGGAGTGGCCTTTCAGCATCCCGAGAACTATGGTCTCACCACCCTGAAATGGATTTTGGAGAACAAAGCGGGGATTTCATTCATCATAAACAG ACCTTTCCTAGGTCCAGCGAATCAGCTCG GTGGGTCTTTGGTGGTCACGGATGCTAAGAGATCGGTGACGTCACCAAGTGaaag CTGTGGCCCCATCAGTGTGAAAACTGAACCCATGGAAGATTCAG GCACGGCACTGAGAGCGACGGCTGTGTCAGTCAAGAAGGAGTCCGAAGATCCTAATTACTATCCGTATAATACGCAAG ACAGCCATCATCCTTCTGGGAGCAGCGACATAATGGACATGGAAGTATCCATGGAAG attccaCTCTGCTTGTCCCATCAGAAGCGTGTGAGGACCCCGAAGCCGAGGTGAAAATTGAAG GAAGGACAACTGCCTCGGGTATTACACGTTCCGCAGTGGGTGTTGAAGATCTTAACATCGTTCAGGTGACAATTCCAG ataatgAGAAGGACCGATTATCCAGcattgaaaagataaaacaactAAGAGAACAAGTCAATGACCTCTTTAGTCGAAAATTTG GGGAAGCAATTGGGGTAGATTTCCCCGTGAAAGTTCCCTACAGGAAAATCACGTTCAACCCCGGCTGTGTGGTCATCGACGGCATGCCCCCGGGGGTGGTCTTCAAAGCCCCCGGTTACCTGGAAATCAGCTCCATGAGAAGGATCTTGGATGCTGCGGAATTTATCAAATTCACAGTCATCAG aCCGCTTCCGGGCCTCGAGCTTAGCAACG tgaATTTTTAG
- the LOC123589209 gene encoding general transcription factor II-I repeat domain-containing protein 2B isoform X2, with the protein MAQVAVSALPMENEEASESRMVVTFLVSALESMCKELAKSKAEVACIAMYETDVFVVGTEKGRAFVNARTDLQKDFAKYCIAEGVREARSPCAANGMQIDSGETEILRKAVEDYFCFCYGKALGTTAMVPVPYEKILRDPAAVVVEGLPEGVAFQHPENYGLTTLKWILENKAGISFIINRPFLGPANQLGGSLVVTDAKRSVTSPSESCGPISVKTEPMEDSGTALRATAVSVKKESEDPNYYPYNTQDSHHPSGSSDIMDMEVSMEEACEDPEAEVKIEGRTTASGITRSAVGVEDLNIVQVTIPDNEKDRLSSIEKIKQLREQVNDLFSRKFGEAIGVDFPVKVPYRKITFNPGCVVIDGMPPGVVFKAPGYLEISSMRRILDAAEFIKFTVIRPLPGLELSNVGKRKIDQEGRVFQEKWERAYFFVEVQNIPTCLICKQSMSVSKEYNLRRHYQTNHSKHYDQYTEKLRDEKLHELKKGLRKYLLGSSEIAGPEQKQVFANASPDENAAAQPVEDVAGKLWEKLREKIKSFVAYSIAIDEITDINNTTQLAIFIRGVDENFDASEELLDTVPMTGTKSGHEMFLRVERSLKKFHIDWSKLVSVASTGTPAMVDVNDGLVTKLKSKVATVCKDSDLKSVCCIIHPESLCAQKLKMDHVMSVVVSSVHWICSRGLNHSEFTTLLYELESQYGSLLYYTEIKWLSRGLVLKRFFESLEEIDHFMSSRGKPLPQLSSQDWIRDLAFLVDMTTHLNTLNMSLQGHSQVVTQMYDLIRAFLAKLCLWETHLARNNLAHFPTLKSVSRNESDGLNYIPKIVELKTEFQKRLSDFKLYESELALFSSPFSVKIESVHEALQMEVIDLQCNTVLKTKYDKVGVPEFCKYLWSTYPKYRVHCAKILSMFGSTYICEQLFSIMKLSKTKYCSQLKGPQWDSVLHIAT; encoded by the exons tGTAAAGAATTGGCCAAGTCCAAGGCAGAAGTGGCCTGCATCGCAATGTATGAGACAGACGTGTTTGTCGTTGGAACCGAGAAAGGACGTGCTTTTGTCAACGCCAGGACGGATTTACAGAAGGATTTTGCAAAATACT GCATTGCCGAAGGGGTGCGTGAGGCCAGATCCCCATGTGCTGCGAACGGGATGCAGATCGATTCAGGAGAAACAGAAATACTCAGAAAAGCAGTTGAGgactatttctgcttttgttacG GCAAAGCCTTGGGGACCACAGCGATGGTGCCTGTTCCGTATGAGAAGATTCTGAGGGACCCAGCGGCCGTGGTTGTGGAGGGGCTTCCAGAAGGAGTGGCCTTTCAGCATCCCGAGAACTATGGTCTCACCACCCTGAAATGGATTTTGGAGAACAAAGCGGGGATTTCATTCATCATAAACAG ACCTTTCCTAGGTCCAGCGAATCAGCTCG GTGGGTCTTTGGTGGTCACGGATGCTAAGAGATCGGTGACGTCACCAAGTGaaag CTGTGGCCCCATCAGTGTGAAAACTGAACCCATGGAAGATTCAG GCACGGCACTGAGAGCGACGGCTGTGTCAGTCAAGAAGGAGTCCGAAGATCCTAATTACTATCCGTATAATACGCAAG ACAGCCATCATCCTTCTGGGAGCAGCGACATAATGGACATGGAAGTATCCATGGAAG AAGCGTGTGAGGACCCCGAAGCCGAGGTGAAAATTGAAG GAAGGACAACTGCCTCGGGTATTACACGTTCCGCAGTGGGTGTTGAAGATCTTAACATCGTTCAGGTGACAATTCCAG ataatgAGAAGGACCGATTATCCAGcattgaaaagataaaacaactAAGAGAACAAGTCAATGACCTCTTTAGTCGAAAATTTG GGGAAGCAATTGGGGTAGATTTCCCCGTGAAAGTTCCCTACAGGAAAATCACGTTCAACCCCGGCTGTGTGGTCATCGACGGCATGCCCCCGGGGGTGGTCTTCAAAGCCCCCGGTTACCTGGAAATCAGCTCCATGAGAAGGATCTTGGATGCTGCGGAATTTATCAAATTCACAGTCATCAG aCCGCTTCCGGGCCTCGAGCTTAGCAACG tgggaaagagaaagatagaCCAGGAGGGCCGCGTATTTCAAGAAAAGTGGGAGAGAGCATATTTCTTCGTGGAAGTGCAGAACATTCCTACGTGTTTAATATGCAAACAGAGCATGTCGGTGTCCAAAGAATACAACCTCCGACGTCACTATCAGACGAACCACAGTAAGCACTACGACCAGTACACGGAGAAGCTGCGTGATGAGAAGCTCCACGAGCTGAAGAAAGGACTCAGGAAGTACCTCCTGGGGTCCTCAGAAATCGCGGGTCCCGAGCAGAAACAGGTGTTTGCGAACGCGAGTCCCGACGAAAACGCTGCCGCGCAGCCCGTAGAAGACGTGGCTGGGAAATTATGGGAGAAGTTACGTGAAAAAATCAAGTCGTTTGTGGCTTATTCCATTGCAATCGACGAGATCACGGACATAAACAACACCACCCAGCTGGCCATATTCATCCGTGGCGTGGACGAGAATTTCGACGCCTCGGAGGAGCTTTTGGATACGGTGCCCATGACGGGTACAAAATCCGGCCACGAGATGTTTCTGCGGGTCGAGAGAAGTCTTAAGAAGTTTCACATCGACTGGTCAAAACTGGTAAGCGTGGCCTCGACCGGCACCCCCGCGATGGTAGACGTGAATGATGGACTGGTCACAAAACTCAAGTCCAAGGTGGCAACGGTTTGCAAGGACTCGGACCTGAAGTCTGTGTGCTGCATCATCCACCCGGAGTCCCTCTGTGCGCAAAAGCTGAAGATGGACCACGTGATGAGCGTGGTGGTGAGCTCCGTGCACTGGATCTGCTCCCGTGGCCTGAACCACAGCGAGTTCACGACTTTGCTGTATGAACTGGAGAGCCAGTACGGCAGCCTGCTGTATTACACCGAGATCAAGTGGCTCAGCCGCGGGCTGGTGCTCAAGAGGTTCTTCGAGTCGCTAGAGGAAATCGATCACTTCATGTCATCCAGAGGGAAGCCCCTACCTCAGCTGAGCTCTCAGGACTGGATCCGAGACTTGGCCTTCTTGGTCGACATGACAACGCATCTGAACACCCTGAACATGTCCCTGCAAGGGCACTCGCAGGTCGTGACGCAGATGTACGACTTGATCCGGGCGTTCCTCGCCAAACTGTGCCTTTGGGAAACTCACCTGGCGAGGAACAACCTGGCCCACTTCCCCACGCTGAAGTCGGTTTCCAGAAACGAGAGCGACGGCCTGAACTACATTCCCAAGATCGTGGAACTAAAGACTGAATTCCAGAAGAGGTTGTCCGACTTCAAACTCTACGAAAGCGAACTGGCCCTGTTCAGCTCCCCTTTCTCGGTGAAGATCGAGAGCGTGCACGAAGCGCTCCAGATGGAGGTCATCGACCTGCAGTGCAACACGGTGCTCAAGACGAAATACGACAAGGTCGGGGTCCCGGAGTTCTGCAAGTACCTGTGGAGCACCTACCCCAAGTACAGGGTCCACTGCGCCAAGATTCTGTCCATGTTC
- the LOC123589209 gene encoding general transcription factor II-I repeat domain-containing protein 2B isoform X1 — protein sequence MAQVAVSALPMENEEASESRMVVTFLVSALESMCKELAKSKAEVACIAMYETDVFVVGTEKGRAFVNARTDLQKDFAKYCIAEGVREARSPCAANGMQIDSGETEILRKAVEDYFCFCYGKALGTTAMVPVPYEKILRDPAAVVVEGLPEGVAFQHPENYGLTTLKWILENKAGISFIINRPFLGPANQLGGSLVVTDAKRSVTSPSESCGPISVKTEPMEDSGTALRATAVSVKKESEDPNYYPYNTQDSHHPSGSSDIMDMEVSMEDSTLLVPSEACEDPEAEVKIEGRTTASGITRSAVGVEDLNIVQVTIPDNEKDRLSSIEKIKQLREQVNDLFSRKFGEAIGVDFPVKVPYRKITFNPGCVVIDGMPPGVVFKAPGYLEISSMRRILDAAEFIKFTVIRPLPGLELSNVGKRKIDQEGRVFQEKWERAYFFVEVQNIPTCLICKQSMSVSKEYNLRRHYQTNHSKHYDQYTEKLRDEKLHELKKGLRKYLLGSSEIAGPEQKQVFANASPDENAAAQPVEDVAGKLWEKLREKIKSFVAYSIAIDEITDINNTTQLAIFIRGVDENFDASEELLDTVPMTGTKSGHEMFLRVERSLKKFHIDWSKLVSVASTGTPAMVDVNDGLVTKLKSKVATVCKDSDLKSVCCIIHPESLCAQKLKMDHVMSVVVSSVHWICSRGLNHSEFTTLLYELESQYGSLLYYTEIKWLSRGLVLKRFFESLEEIDHFMSSRGKPLPQLSSQDWIRDLAFLVDMTTHLNTLNMSLQGHSQVVTQMYDLIRAFLAKLCLWETHLARNNLAHFPTLKSVSRNESDGLNYIPKIVELKTEFQKRLSDFKLYESELALFSSPFSVKIESVHEALQMEVIDLQCNTVLKTKYDKVGVPEFCKYLWSTYPKYRVHCAKILSMFGSTYICEQLFSIMKLSKTKYCSQLKGPQWDSVLHIAT from the exons tGTAAAGAATTGGCCAAGTCCAAGGCAGAAGTGGCCTGCATCGCAATGTATGAGACAGACGTGTTTGTCGTTGGAACCGAGAAAGGACGTGCTTTTGTCAACGCCAGGACGGATTTACAGAAGGATTTTGCAAAATACT GCATTGCCGAAGGGGTGCGTGAGGCCAGATCCCCATGTGCTGCGAACGGGATGCAGATCGATTCAGGAGAAACAGAAATACTCAGAAAAGCAGTTGAGgactatttctgcttttgttacG GCAAAGCCTTGGGGACCACAGCGATGGTGCCTGTTCCGTATGAGAAGATTCTGAGGGACCCAGCGGCCGTGGTTGTGGAGGGGCTTCCAGAAGGAGTGGCCTTTCAGCATCCCGAGAACTATGGTCTCACCACCCTGAAATGGATTTTGGAGAACAAAGCGGGGATTTCATTCATCATAAACAG ACCTTTCCTAGGTCCAGCGAATCAGCTCG GTGGGTCTTTGGTGGTCACGGATGCTAAGAGATCGGTGACGTCACCAAGTGaaag CTGTGGCCCCATCAGTGTGAAAACTGAACCCATGGAAGATTCAG GCACGGCACTGAGAGCGACGGCTGTGTCAGTCAAGAAGGAGTCCGAAGATCCTAATTACTATCCGTATAATACGCAAG ACAGCCATCATCCTTCTGGGAGCAGCGACATAATGGACATGGAAGTATCCATGGAAG attccaCTCTGCTTGTCCCATCAGAAGCGTGTGAGGACCCCGAAGCCGAGGTGAAAATTGAAG GAAGGACAACTGCCTCGGGTATTACACGTTCCGCAGTGGGTGTTGAAGATCTTAACATCGTTCAGGTGACAATTCCAG ataatgAGAAGGACCGATTATCCAGcattgaaaagataaaacaactAAGAGAACAAGTCAATGACCTCTTTAGTCGAAAATTTG GGGAAGCAATTGGGGTAGATTTCCCCGTGAAAGTTCCCTACAGGAAAATCACGTTCAACCCCGGCTGTGTGGTCATCGACGGCATGCCCCCGGGGGTGGTCTTCAAAGCCCCCGGTTACCTGGAAATCAGCTCCATGAGAAGGATCTTGGATGCTGCGGAATTTATCAAATTCACAGTCATCAG aCCGCTTCCGGGCCTCGAGCTTAGCAACG tgggaaagagaaagatagaCCAGGAGGGCCGCGTATTTCAAGAAAAGTGGGAGAGAGCATATTTCTTCGTGGAAGTGCAGAACATTCCTACGTGTTTAATATGCAAACAGAGCATGTCGGTGTCCAAAGAATACAACCTCCGACGTCACTATCAGACGAACCACAGTAAGCACTACGACCAGTACACGGAGAAGCTGCGTGATGAGAAGCTCCACGAGCTGAAGAAAGGACTCAGGAAGTACCTCCTGGGGTCCTCAGAAATCGCGGGTCCCGAGCAGAAACAGGTGTTTGCGAACGCGAGTCCCGACGAAAACGCTGCCGCGCAGCCCGTAGAAGACGTGGCTGGGAAATTATGGGAGAAGTTACGTGAAAAAATCAAGTCGTTTGTGGCTTATTCCATTGCAATCGACGAGATCACGGACATAAACAACACCACCCAGCTGGCCATATTCATCCGTGGCGTGGACGAGAATTTCGACGCCTCGGAGGAGCTTTTGGATACGGTGCCCATGACGGGTACAAAATCCGGCCACGAGATGTTTCTGCGGGTCGAGAGAAGTCTTAAGAAGTTTCACATCGACTGGTCAAAACTGGTAAGCGTGGCCTCGACCGGCACCCCCGCGATGGTAGACGTGAATGATGGACTGGTCACAAAACTCAAGTCCAAGGTGGCAACGGTTTGCAAGGACTCGGACCTGAAGTCTGTGTGCTGCATCATCCACCCGGAGTCCCTCTGTGCGCAAAAGCTGAAGATGGACCACGTGATGAGCGTGGTGGTGAGCTCCGTGCACTGGATCTGCTCCCGTGGCCTGAACCACAGCGAGTTCACGACTTTGCTGTATGAACTGGAGAGCCAGTACGGCAGCCTGCTGTATTACACCGAGATCAAGTGGCTCAGCCGCGGGCTGGTGCTCAAGAGGTTCTTCGAGTCGCTAGAGGAAATCGATCACTTCATGTCATCCAGAGGGAAGCCCCTACCTCAGCTGAGCTCTCAGGACTGGATCCGAGACTTGGCCTTCTTGGTCGACATGACAACGCATCTGAACACCCTGAACATGTCCCTGCAAGGGCACTCGCAGGTCGTGACGCAGATGTACGACTTGATCCGGGCGTTCCTCGCCAAACTGTGCCTTTGGGAAACTCACCTGGCGAGGAACAACCTGGCCCACTTCCCCACGCTGAAGTCGGTTTCCAGAAACGAGAGCGACGGCCTGAACTACATTCCCAAGATCGTGGAACTAAAGACTGAATTCCAGAAGAGGTTGTCCGACTTCAAACTCTACGAAAGCGAACTGGCCCTGTTCAGCTCCCCTTTCTCGGTGAAGATCGAGAGCGTGCACGAAGCGCTCCAGATGGAGGTCATCGACCTGCAGTGCAACACGGTGCTCAAGACGAAATACGACAAGGTCGGGGTCCCGGAGTTCTGCAAGTACCTGTGGAGCACCTACCCCAAGTACAGGGTCCACTGCGCCAAGATTCTGTCCATGTTC